The Oceanispirochaeta sp. genome includes the window ATTAGCTCTTTTACTGGCCTTTATAGCCGGTGGAGCCGCAGGAACAATTACCGCCATTATTCATAATAAACTAAAGGTACCCAACCTTCTGGCGGGGATTCTGACCATGACCATGCTCTACTCCATAAACATTCGGGTTCTGGGAAATAGAGCAAACCTGCCCCTCCTCAAGATCAGGACTGTCATCGATGATGTCATGGTCCTGACGGAGCCCCACCTCTCCTATACTGTGTCTCTGCTTTTGTTTTTCCTCATTGTCTTTTTCATCATCAAGATACTCCTGGATATTTTCTTTATGACAGATATGGGTTTATCCATGGGCGCCATGGGAAACAATGAGCAGATGGTCATAACCCTGGGAGTGAACCCGGAAGCCATGAAAATCATCGGCTTGAGCCTTTCCAACGGCCTGGTGGGGCTTTCCGGAGCGCTTTTTGCCCAGTATCAGGGTTTCGCCGATGTCAATTTAGGTCAGGGTATTGTCG containing:
- a CDS encoding ABC transporter permease — protein: MIEGILVEGLIFGILALGVFISFRILDFPDLTVDGSFPLGAVTAGSCLQAGMHPLLALLLAFIAGGAAGTITAIIHNKLKVPNLLAGILTMTMLYSINIRVLGNRANLPLLKIRTVIDDVMVLTEPHLSYTVSLLLFFLIVFFIIKILLDIFFMTDMGLSMGAMGNNEQMVITLGVNPEAMKIIGLSLSNGLVGLSGALFAQYQGFADVNLGQGIVVSGLAMVMLGEFLIRSNKIYFLTFRVLLGAILFKAIMFYGRYYGYYIHLTPNDLKLITGLLIILSLTISKMKDRDLLKSFRGKK